The following nucleotide sequence is from Podospora bellae-mahoneyi strain CBS 112042 chromosome 1 map unlocalized CBS112042p_1, whole genome shotgun sequence.
TAATGCTCGAGAGCGGTGATTGGCTCCTTCTTAGTGGGCACAGCGGCAATTCCTGTAATTGTGGCCGGCTGTCCGGGTTCATCAAACACCTTTGTAGGTACATAATCCTCCTCATACTCCTTGGCGATCGGCTTCTTCGTAGGAGGAGGCGGCTTCTTCGACCCCGTCGATGGTCCAGCCGTAGCATGTTGATGCTGACGGGGGCGGTGTGACTGCTGATGTCTAGCCCTGACCTCAGCCCTCCACTGCTCCCTAAACGACTCAAGATCAGGGTTTGTCTCTGAAGATTCCATTTTGTTCAACAAATGTGATAATGAGTGAGACTTGCAAATGCCGAGAGGTCCGTCCGTGTGGCGATTGTGATATCGACGACTTGGTCGGTTGAATTGAGGAAAATGCAAGCGGAAGAGAATCCAGTCTTGTAATAAAATAGGTAACTCAAACTAAAGACGGGCTCGTTAACCGCAAAATAATTCAAACAGTCATCGATTCACCGAAAGCGGTGATGTGCATATttacgaggaggaggttgtgtcATTCGGCGAGCGGATGGGGATAAGAGTTCCGGCCGGCGCGATAAGCAAGCTTGGGCCACCCACTGAAGATCAGAGTTAACACGCACTGTGACGTTCTGCCAAGCCTCCCGAGTTCTTTTGTGTCTTTTGAATATCTTCAAAACAATGTCGCGGCTTTTGAAGAGCATGATGGCTGTTTTCCACATAAACCATCACATATGACTATATTCAGGTGCCGAGACATTCATTACTCATCATCAGTGACACAACCAGACAGCACCCGCAGCCTTCACCCGGAGTGTGACTCTTATATCTCGGAGGACAAAAGGCAAAGGCACCCATGTGCTCTCCAGCATGCGCCAGCCGCACCGAGTAAGCAATTAGGTACGTCAAGATAGACTGTCTAATGAACGCCAGGCAAAATGAACTAACCCTGAATCGCACTGCTCTCACAAGAAAAGAATTCGCTCCACCTTTTGCTGACACAGCTTCAGTAGCCCCTATTTACCCCTGAGCCAGATTCGTGTACAAGATCGTCCATCGACACTAAGCCAACCAATCATACAGATCCTGAAGGTAACCTTGGCTTCCGGAGAGCCTCGTGCTCCCCTTGGAAtttgttgtgtttgggaAACAATTGCTGTCAGAGGGTCATCAGAATGGCATCGACTTTTGCCTCAACGCGGCGCCTGCGACCCCCGTCGGCAAGTGCTTCTACCGGCACCTCACGCACTTGCTTGTCAACAAATCGGAAGCGGCCATCATGTCGGGCCGGGATAGGGACGAGGTCAACCAAGACAGCTGGTCGACCATCGCACACGAGTTTCTAGACCGTGGCGTGAAGAATATGGTCATCACGCTGGCCGCCCTGGGCACGTTCTGCGCCAATGCCGATGGCAGCGCTCACTGCCCTGCGTATGACGTTGTCGTCAAGGACACCACCGGAGCAGGGTAAAGCTGGAACCGTTACAGGCACTGAGCTGCCTCCAGTCATTCTGTACGAGCGCTAATAGGAACAGGGATGCCTTTACCGGGGCTTGTTCCTCAGACTACCTACGCCAAAAGGCCAAAGGGACTTGGGACATCAGAAGCGCTGTCGTTCGTGCAAACAAAGCTGCGGCAATGACCATCATGAATGTCGGAGCGCAGGATGGCATCCCGTGGTCGGACGAGATAGATAGATTTGATGCTCCTCACAGTGAGGCTTCTATTTGAGCGGGCAACAGACCAGGGCCGAGTGGTGCAGAAGTGAACGAGGGAGAAACCGGGGACCAGAAACCGTTCAAAATATAGTTGGATGAATCCTTCAGTTATTTCAGCTTCTGAACTTAGATTTTGCTGGAGCTCCCCCATTATCTGCTCAATAACCTCTGCAGCACGCAGCTCTGTCCTCAAATCCTGCCAGTCCTTCCACGGGCGCACCGGGTGTATAAAGTCGTAGCCATCCCTCCGCTCCGCCATCTTCCGCAAAACGGCCTGCATCCCTTGTTTTACGGCAAGGAGGTGCCGGATTTCCACACATCCTTGCCTTTCCACTTGCAGGGAACGGCGACGCCTAGCGTGGCAAAGTTTTTCTCTGTTGTGTGACGGTTGCGGTATCCATCTTGAGCTCACAGGAGAGCTAGTTTCTTTGTTCAGCATCGTCCctttcaacaacagcctcaaaCAACAGCATCAGACAACAGCATCAGACAACAGCATCAGACAACAGCATCAGACAACAGCATCAGACAACAGCATCAAACCTCAACAGAAATGTCTGGAGAATCCAACTTGAGAATTACCAGTCAAACGTACACCTACTCATTCTTCATGGGAATACCATGCTTCACACATATCGAACCTTTTAAGTAAGACCAAGAAACCAAGACTGTGACAAGTATCCTGTAACCGCATCTTAGAAGtatatcctcctcacctttgAATGCCGAGCTAGTACTCAGATGGGTGACCACTGTGGAATCCGCAGTGTTGTGTGTTTTAGTTCTTTTTTGCTTTCTATCTTCTCTTCCATATAAACCTGATATTAGGGAGGTGAGAGAAGTAAACCTGGGATGGACCTCTTTTGCTTGCCATAGTCAGCAATTGCAACACAGCCTTCAGCCAGAAATATGAACTTGACAATGCCTATTTTACATAGAAGAATCCAAaaagcagaagaaaaaagtatACGGTCACAAAGGGAATTTATAGAGCAAAGCTTGTAGGTACTTTTATCGGGATTTCAAAACTACCAACACCACACGCCATGCCGATCCCGTTAGCTCATTGATTATTTCACTTTGAAAGCAACAGTCTCAAAGGCTAagctccttcatcttctcctccaaccatTGTTGAGCCTTGGTGACGGCCTCATCAAGCTTCTCAGGGTTGGAACCAGCACCCTGGCGACTGGGCTCCTTACCGCCCGTCTTACCGCCAATCTACTCGATGTCATTAGCTTTTGTCTTTTGTTGGTCATTTATACTCGGGGCAAACTCACAATCTCGGTAACAGCAGCAGTCCACTGCTCAGCGGTAACACCCTTCAAGTCGGTACCGACATAAACACCATGTACGACAGCCTCATCCTTGCTTCCAGCAAACAGATACACActcttggccttgtccttgcTCTTGTAGTAAGTCATCACCTCAGAGATGGCCTTGGCGTTGGCAGAGATGGGCAAGTGCCCAACGAACGCCTTGGCGTCCTTGTTCTTCTCATCGGCAAAGAACTTTTGAACGGTAGACAGAGCAGTCCCGCTCTCAGCCTTTtgcctcttcttttgctcgtcAAGGACTGACTTCTGAATGGTGGCAAACTTCTTACGCAACTCTTCCTTGGTTAAGACGGAGATGACGAGAGCATCGAGATCGACGGACGCAGCCTTGACCAACGAAACCTTCTCGGGGCCAAACTCCAAGGCAGCGATGTGATCGAGTCTGTCGCTGAAGTCCTTGGCGTCTTGCTGAGCCTGGTGGGCACCGGTACCCGTGTAGGCGACGATACGTCTGATACCCTTGGCAATACCGCTTTCCTCAACAATGATCAGGTCCTTGATGAGGCCAGTGGCGTCAACGTGAGTACCACCGCAGAACTCAACGCTGAACTGGCGCCACTCAGGGTTCTTGGGGTCCTTGAGCATCTCCTCAACAGAGGCACCGACGGACACCACTCTGACAGGGTCAGGGTACGTCTCACCAAAGACGGCACGAAGGCCGTTGATTTCTCTAGCCTCGGCCAGGGAAACATCCTTGGCGTACACCTTGAGGTTCTTGCGGATATCGGCGTTGGAGAGCTCCTCAATGCGCTTGATCTCGGGCAGTGTCACCTGCGTCTTGTGGCTGAAATCGAAGCGCAGCTTGTCCTGATCGACGAGCGAGCCGGCCTGGTTGACCGTATCGCCGAGCACTTCTCTCAGGGCATGGTTGAGGACGTGAGTGCCggtgtggttgttgcggATGGGTTGGCGACGGAGCTCGTCAAATTCGCACTTGACGACATCACCAGCCTTCAAGTTGCCGTACTCGAGGAAACCGGAGTGAACGACGTAACCACCGAATTCTTGAGTATCGAGGACCTTGAACTCAGCTTCATCGTCAATGATGATCCGACCAGTGTCGGCAACCTGACCACCGGATTCAGCGTAGAAGTTGGTCTTGTCGAGGATGATGCCCAGGGGCGTCTTTGGTGGCACATCCTTGCTGTTCTCGATAAACTCGGAACCGTTGAAGATGAGCTGGATTTTACCTTCGCTGCTCTGCGCAGAGTATTTGGCCTCCGAGTCCGTCCGGGGGATGTTCCGGTCATTCTCTAACTCGGAAATGTGATGAACCGTGAGCTTAGGGAATGTGGTGACGGCTTCCTTGACCGCCTTGGAAGCCTCGCGAGCCTTCTCCTGGGcaaccttgacctcctcttcgtcgatGGTAAGGCCGCGCTCCTCGGCCATCAACTTGGTGAGATCCACTGGGAAACCAAAGGTATCGTACAGACGCCAAACATCGGCACCGGAAAGCTTCTTCTCGCCAGCCTTGGTCGCAGCAGCGGCATACTTCTCAAACATGGCCTCACCACGGTCGAGGGTAACAGCGaaagcaacctcctcctcatcaaggaTTTCTTTGATatcggcctccttcttcttgagctcggGAAATTGCTCGCCCATCTGTTCGACCAAAGCAGGAAGAATctgggagaagaaagaacCAATGTTGGCATTGAGGTACTTCCTGGCGTAGCGGACACCTCTGCGGAGAACACGGCGAACGACGTAACCGCGGCCGATGTTGCCGGGAACAGCACCATCAgcgatggagaaggagaggagacgAATGTGGTCGGCAACAACACGGAGCGCGGTATCGACACCATCGACGTCGTCCTTGCCGTACTTGTCGCTGTATGGGCGGGAACCGCTGACTTCGACGATCTTGGCGAACAGAGGGGCGAAAACATCGGTATCATAGTTGGAAGACTTGTGCTGGAGGGCAGATACCAGACGCTCAAAACCCATACCGGTATCAATGTGCTTTGCGGGGAGAGGCTTGAGGCTCCTGTCCTTTTGCCTGTCGTATTGCATGAAGACGTTGTTCCAGATCTCTACCACGAGAGGGTCGTCCTGGTTGACGAGATGCGCAGCATTTCTCCCACCAACCTTGTCGTAATGAACCTCGGAGCACGGCCCGCATGGCCCTTGGTCGCCCATTTCCCAGAAATTGTCCTTCATGTTGCCGGGAAGGATGTGGTCCTCTGGTACTCCTTGGTCGAGCCAGAGCTGCCTGGCCTCGAGATCTGGTTCCAGGCCCATGGCTTCGTTGCCCTCGAAGTAGGTCACATAGAGGCGATTAGGGTCGAGACCGTACACCTTGGTGAGCAACTCCCATGTCCACCCAATAGCCTCCCTCTTGAAGTAGTCGCCAAACGACCAGTTGCCAAGCATCTCGAAGAAGGTGTGATGGTAGGAATCCTTGCCTACATCGTCAAGGTCGTTGTGCTTTCCACCGGCACGGATGCATTTTTGTGTGTCGGCAGCACGCTTGAGCGCAGCCATGGGCTCAGTCTTGCCTACTGTTCCCAGGAACAGAGGCTTGAACTGGGCCATGCCCGAGTTGATGAAGAGCAGTGTCGGGTCATTGTGAGGCACGACCGACGACGATGGGACTGAGGTGTGATGTTAGCACAGGCTGTTGCAGAAGAGAAGCTAGACTAGATTGAAGCGCATAGCTGGTGCGAATACATGGCTCGAAGGATGATTTTTTGCAAAAGTGTGTGGCGATATCAACCCCACCAAGGTCAAACTTGATCTTGGTGGTTATGATAAGACTGATGAGGTTTGTTGGACCACTGCTACAATCATTGTGATTGTTTTCTGCAAGACATGCAACTCTCTTTGAGCAGAGAAATAGAGAAATATCCAGCTTTGAATAAGGGCCTCTTTGCTGTGGTCATCCTTCGACCTGTGTAACCAGCAGCCAGTATATTTCGATACAGCGTGCATGGAGGGGTAATAGTGTATCGATATCACATACCGATGGTGTGGCCCCGCTCTTCAAAGAATTTCAAAAACGTCTCCCGGACGCGGGGGCCTGTCCACTGGGGTTCCGTCATGGTGTGGTGTAGGCGTTTGAGGTGAgaagggagatgatgacgGGTTCGATAGTAATCCAACAAGGCAGAGGCAGCGTAGTAGGAAGCCGGGGCTGCAGTCCGGAGGGCGGAGGTGGGTGCTCGAAAGTTCGAGagtgttgaagatggcgggGTCAAACGGGTTTTGTGGTAGAAGGTTCGCGAGCAATGACTCAAATTCACCACAAAAGCCGATTGATAGCGCGTGCCGCCCCAGATCCTGGACCGCTCGCGGCAAGACCACCGTAACCAcaacgccttctccatccgTCCTTTTCTCACaaccttcctctctctctttctcccgCTCTCTCTAAAACCTCTTCGCGATATCGGCCTTTTCCCTTTATCTCGAACCAGCCCAATCAATCTCCCAATCTCCTGTCCTAAAGTTCCCGAATCCCACCTTGATTGGCGCGCATTCCGACACCTCACCTAAGGCAATTGGCGAAACAGAGTTAcagggaagagggagaaatAAATGCTAGCAAACCCTGCGCCGCGACTggccacccaccaccatatcatggagatggggagctTCCCACCCGCTGTGGGCATGGACCACCACTATCAACATGGGTACCTCAATCACAACCCtttccagcagcaacaagttcagcttcaacaacaaccacaaccacaaccacaaccaccgaCATCTCGCCTCTCCCGTAAGCGCAAACCAGATGCCCCCCCAGAGAACAACGAGCGCCTCTCCAAGCGCATGAGCCTGCTGAATCTCGGTATGTACGGTGTGGTGCACAGTCCCCCTCAACGTCATCGTCGCATTCCAGCCCTCCCACTAACAcccgcccccttctccacaGAACACTCTGGACCCAAACTCTACGTCCCCGTTGAACAAGGTGACAGCCACAACCAATCCTTACCCGATCTCAATgccattcatcatcaacaacaactccaaTCCCAGCGCCGTAGCCATGGCCACCACAAACACACCCTCATGGATGACTCCATGATGCAGCTCGACGACACAAAGCACAAAGTCTACATTtacaacctcgacgacgagctcTCCTCGTCCGACAATGAGACTGACGACGGGAAACTCATTTTCCTCCCCGACATTGAGAAGCACCTCAAGTCCCACCGCATCCCTCCAAACATCCTCGCTTCCCCCTCGCCACAAGAGATGGTCGATAGACAACTTGTTTTGTACCGGGTACCTTCTTCTATCACGGTACCAGAAGACCAAGACAGCGTGCGCAAGGCTATCATCGAGGCGAGACAACggatgagggagaagcaggaggcTGAGAGGGCTGCTGCCGCGATGAGGGAGGTTCCAGTGGATAACACGGTCATGTTTTCCGCGCCACAGGCTTCGTCGTCATCAGCAGAGGATCCAGATGCCATGGAGCTCGACTAGGATCGAGATGCCACGCGGCAGCGCGACTAGGATCCAGATCCCATGGCGCACGACTAGTGCTCAGATGAAGTGAAGCTCGACTACGATCCAGACGAAATGGAGCTCGAATAGAATCGACTTGCTATGGATCTCGGCTAGATTCGGATCCCACCAAGGTCCGCTGAGATATGGTTGTCATATCGTTCGGCTGTGATTCGGATGCTATGGATCCCGACTGAAATACAGCAAGGCGGccgtctttttctttgtttgtttCGTGGGTTGGTCGGTTCAAAGGTTATCAGGGGTTTTGAGGTTCCCATACCTTCACACACGGCGCATTCACGGTATTTCTGTGGCTATCTAGGCACACGGCAACAAATATTGACTTGGGTTGAAATTTAGCGAGGTGTTTTACAGGCAGCGTGCATTTATTTTACAAAGCGGACATAGGGACCGGTATCACAGGACATGGCTCCCATCAGGCATGAGTCCGTTATCTTACATAGCGGGCATCCTTCACAATTCGTGATAGGACACCATTAGCTACACAATAAGAGAAACATGAttaaagaaaacaaaaggcTCTTGTGCTGCTTATAATATTAGGTGTATTTAGGCATGTTTGTAATGAATGCTATAACGTAGGTAATTCCAGAGTGAACCCTACTCGTGAGAGCTGCTGGGCGTTCCgcgcccttctccttctcaatcgAGAAACCCCATTAATGCCCACAGGTTGAGCATTGAGCATGGtcaagctctccctcctttATTCTGTTCCGTGGTCCTTTCCCACCAGGGGATCAATCATATATACAAATTACGTTCACTCCTCATCCTATTCCAAAACCCTACCCTGCTACCTGCCTTCCCAATCCGATACCGTCTCTTCTAGCTCCTGAACGGGTTGTTGGTATTCCCCGTTCCTTGAGGTTGTAgtgtgagtggtggtggcccagggggaggggcatgCTGCTCATTCAAGCTGCTACTTGGCACTGGCGCGACCaccgctggtggtggtggtcccgGTGGTGGGGAGTAGATATACCCATTAtcctgcggtggtggtggtgtcgtccCATTCCCATTACCCTCCCCATATTTAGAGACTCCAGCAGGCGGTTCGTAAACCGGCGGCCGTGGCGCGCTGGGATCGTagactggtggtggtggcatcccTTGCATGTTGTAGTATTGATACCCGTCCCCGTTGTGGCTGTAAGGGGTGAAGGTAGATTGGGGGTATCGATACCGGGGGTCGActtgggcgagggtggcgcGGTTGACGAGGAAGCGGTGGTATCCCAGCGGGGGGAGGCCGGAGCGGACGCGTTTCCGGGCGTGGAAGTAGCCTATTAGGAGGtagagggtgagggagaggaggatggcgaggaagagggacCATTTGACTATTATGCCGGCCTatggaagagagggggggaaatGTTAGactgggagggtgggggttgtagatgggtgggagggagggggacgTACCTTTGTGTTCCAGAAGGAGATGTAGCAGTTTTCGTCGCTGATGAGAAAGCCATCTTCGTCTCGCGTGCAGTTGCGGTAGTAGTAGGTTTGCCTGGGTAGAAGCGTGGCGATGGCCAttgtttgtgttgtttttgtgtgtggtgaccggatgggatggggaatgTCCGAGGTCCAGAGTTCCAGGAACTCGGATAGACTGGGTGGCTGCTGCGATGAATTTGATGCACCTGGGTTGAGTTCTATACCGGGAGATGAATAGATACGATCAAAGAGGGGGACGATAACTTGATCGATCTGGATGAAGGTCGCAAGTTGGTTTTGTACAGATGAGTTTGCCTGAACTCTTTCGATGTGCAGAGGTGAAAGGGAAGGAGCACTGTCGCATAAACAAAGAAAGAACTGGAAAAAGCACGAGCGAGGGAGAGAGTGTGACGGAAGGGAGATTGCCGGCCAGTTGTGCCAAGCCTGCCCAGGCCAAAGCGATGATTCCGCGCCGAGAATGAGAGATTCTTCGAAGGTGTTCTTATCACGGacaaaaccaccacaactTTGCCGATCAAGAAAACGGGCACTCTTTCCGGCTTGGTAGCATGCGCTTGCCGCTGTACCCCGCGGATTATTTAGCGGCTGGTCCCCTGAACCCTGGGGGCGGGTTGAACGCTAAAAAGGCCGGCAGCCACTTGTTTATCGCGATGGCGAGTGGCGCTGATGAGAATGGGTAGCACTGGGTTTCATCGTTGTCTTTGGCGTTTCAGTTCTCCAGGAGACCGAAGGATGAAATCTTGGAAGACGCAGATTTATTCATGATATTCTGCGGCAATCAAGAAATGAATAATGAGAGTCAACTCTGAAGCAATGAACTATCAAGATGCAATCGGTGATTGCTAAAATGAGGTAGGATATATAGTCAAGGCCTTCTCGTGATATTGGACGAAAATTGTCAAGGCTATTCTTGGCTACCTCCATCAGGGTCATGGTGTCACAACCTTGACTACCATTGACACATGTCTAGGTATTGGACAGTGTAGCTCATTGGTATTTATTTGACGAGCGGTTAGCCTGGACGTCCGTCACTTTGCCAATGGAAGATTGAAATGATAGACGACAGGCTTCCGTCCAATGCTCAGTAATCATATCCGCTAGTCTTTCATATAAGTGATAGGTAGTAGACTTCATTAGCCTAGTCCTGAGACTCCAGATATCTGAAGAATATCAAGATTCTGTAGCGCAAGGCACCGAGCTTGCAAGAAGTGGCGTTAATCCGAAGCTGGCGGGAGGACGAGATGACTTTTAGGTCGGTACTCGCCTAGGTATCCGAGACGTGTTGAGTGAAATATTGTAACAGTCGGAGTGTTCCTGGAGAGTGACATGATCAAACCAAGATCAAATGTCTAAGATATCGGAGATCAAGAAAATGTAAGTGACAGAATCGGACTAGCTTACCCGGCAGGCAACCGACAGCGCCAGCACGGGCCGCACCCACTGAATGCCGGTTCCAACCGCCGGATCGGAGTGGGGGCGACCGAGACCGACGGATTCTCCACAGCGGCTGCATCAAATTTCAAGATGGGCGTCTTCGGTGCGGAAACGCAGGGTGACATAATGTCAACACGCCTCCGCAGAGCCTCAATCGGCACCGACGAGAAAAAAGCGAAACACCGACCAGTCTAGCCCGGCCCCAGCAAAGCCGACTTACAAGCTGGCTtgctctcccaccaccacgacggcGGATCCTTAGTTTTCTCGAACGGACCTCCAACAcaccgccagccagccacacTCTCCAGCGCACCAATCTGTTCGTGATGTTCTAGCAATAGAGTATCGCCCACCCAAACTcgctctctctttctctccaacccctctgGAGACCTGGCGGCGGGGTAGCAGCGCACCTTGACGAACCGGCTTTGAATCGGAGGCTAATTTCACCACTGAACAACAAAcgagcaacatcaacccttCCCTTTTTGCTTATTGTTACTCCTACTGTTACCCACTGTCGAATCAGCGCCCAATTCAAAAAAGACTCGGTTCATCTCCGGTTATTTCCCccaactaccaccaccaaagatgGTTGCGACAATTAGCGCGACCCGCGCGCTTCGACTCCCCTACCGATCAGCCACCCTCCGACTTCTCACCCCTCCGACGACAACACCGTCCCCCTGCCGATCGAGCCTCCGCGCCGCCTCTACATTCACATCCCGCAAGCAAAAACCGCCATCAAAacagcccaccaccccagggcaaccaccaaccccaatgAAACCAACCAACGCCCTCCTTTTCTCAACCTGCCCCGCAACCATGCTCggcccctcctcttcatcaccacaacaATGCCCCAGCACCAAATATCACTACCACCTCGCAGCCTCCTACATAGCCAAATCCCGGCCCTTCgacccccaaacccacctctTCCAATTCAACCCCTACAACCGCCTCTCCCAACCGCCCAAATCCCCCAAACGTCCCAAATCCTCCCGGCCAGAATCAGGTCAGGACGCGTTTTTCATCAGTCAGCTAGgtgcctccccctccagcggGGAAGTCGCCCTAGGAGTCGCAGACGGCGTAGGAGGGTGGATGGACAGCGGAGTCGACCCAGCCGACTTCTCCCATGCGTTCTGCGACTACATGGCCGCCAacgcatcatcatccgacCCGCCGTCAACAGCACGGGAGCTCATGCAAAGGGGCTACGAGGCTGTCTGTCATGATGAGAGCATCAAAGCCGGGGGTAGCACCGCCATTGTTGGCTTGTTGACCTCCAACGGGAAGATGGAAGTCGCCAATTTGGGGGATAGCGGGTTTATACTTCTCAGAAGGGGGGGCGTCCACGCGAGCAGCGAACCGCAGACTCATGCGTTCAACACACCGTATCAGCTCAGCGTTGTGCCGCCTTCTATGCTGTTGCGGGCGGCGGCTTTTGGGGGCGCGCAGTTGATGGATCAGCCTAGGGATGCCGAGGTCACGAGACATGGGCTGAGGcatggggatgtggttgtttttgctAGTGATGGGCTGTGGGATAATCTGTTTGAGGGGGATATTTTGAGGATTGTGAGCTCGGTtatgagggagaggggggtttggagggttaatggggagagggggtgtgtggtggaggaggatatcaagaGTGTGACTGAGGGGAAGACGACGCTGCAGGGGAGGCTGGCTACGGAGATTGTTAGGCAAGCGAAGATTGCGAGTGTGGATCCGAAGCTGGATGGGCCGTTTGCaaaggaggtgaagaagtaTTACCCGCAtgaggtttggagggggggaaaggaggatgatatttgtgtggtggttgttgttgttgaggaggagggtggggcGGGGAGTGTGAAGGCGAAGTTGTAAGGGATGTGGGTGGGAAGGATATGGAGGCCTTGCGAATGATATTTTGCATTTTGGGAGCATGAAACGGTTTTTGGGATAGATGGCGGTGTAAGTGATTCGAAGATGGGAACCATGTATCAAAACAGTCAGAAAGGAATCAAAGCCAGCGTTATTTGCAGATGgctgaaaaagaaaacatccCGTGTGATGTTTAGGGCAAGGGGTATATAGTTTCTAGATTATGTACATAAGGCTGGCTGGCTTTTAGAGCTGAATTGGGAATCATATATATAACCTGATATCTGACAGTTGGTGTCTTTTGTTTAGTGTACGCAAGCTAGCACTTTGTTTATGGTATTACATCCGGCGCCTCTAAGCCTTCTGCGGCAGCAACTCTCTTCGTTATCCTGTTCTCCGACATCGCTGCTGACTACACCCTCAAGGAAACAGAGCAGGTTACACAACTCAGACATCGGACGGTCAGTCATCCCCGTCAGCGGTATGGTCCGACAAGCCTTATCATCGGCCCTCCAACACAGCAAAAACACAAACATGGGATGAAAAATGTCGTGTAAACACAGTGCTTATCTCACCCTCAATTCAAACCCCTAATTGGCCACAGCATGTCCTCCCTGCATTGTCACTCGCATAACGCTCCTCATACTTACTTGCATCTGCATATGTGGCCCCCCCGTACACAACGTCACTATACCTATCTCTCACACCGTCCTTCGTCCTAACCCGACCGACCAGCAACCGGCCGAACAACGGGTAGAGGCATATGCCACCAACCGACCCACGTTGAACGAACCCTGACTCCAACAATTCAATTCGTCAATCCCCGAACTCCCCAACGCCTGTCCCAACGGCCATCTAAACCGCAGCGGTGTCACCCCTAGCTTCACCAATCTGTCAACTTTGACACCTCGCctatcaaccccaacaactGCAAGTCTCAAACCTTTTCaaaacttcacctctttccCATCTCCAATCTCATATCACATCAGCACCCACAAGTCATCAAGTTAATCATAAAATATAATCCATTACATCCTAACATTCATCtgtcttctccctccctaTCCTACTCCGCCTTAAACCAATCACCCCCATCTTTGTTAATCATAAACAAGAAGACAACACGcacctcccttcccctcaGCCAATTAACCAATTACAGCTAGCCTTCCCTTCACGAAAAAAAAGGTACCAACCTATGTACGAGAAGTAAAAAACCCTcaccaaaaacacccaacaagaaaaaaaaaaaacaagaaaccaacaaccacccaaacaaacaagcCCGGGGTATTATTAGCCAAGTTTTTGGTGACTGTTAAACGCCAGAAAATCTCAACTCaaaacaccagc
It contains:
- the PTC7 gene encoding Protein phosphatase 2C 7 (BUSCO:EOG09263I4U; COG:T; EggNog:ENOG503NX30) gives rise to the protein MVATISATRALRLPYRSATLRLLTPPTTTPSPCRSSLRAASTFTSRKQKPPSKQPTTPGQPPTPMKPTNALLFSTCPATMLGPSSSSPQQCPSTKYHYHLAASYIAKSRPFDPQTHLFQFNPYNRLSQPPKSPKRPKSSRPESGQDAFFISQLGASPSSGEVALGVADGVGGWMDSGVDPADFSHAFCDYMAANASSSDPPSTARELMQRGYEAVCHDESIKAGGSTAIVGLLTSNGKMEVANLGDSGFILLRRGGVHASSEPQTHAFNTPYQLSVVPPSMLLRAAAFGGAQLMDQPRDAEVTRHGLRHGDVVVFASDGLWDNLFEGDILRIVSSVMRERGVWRVNGERGCVVEEDIKSVTEGKTTLQGRLATEIVRQAKIASVDPKLDGPFAKEVKKYYPHEVWRGGKEDDICVVVVVVEEEGGAGSVKAKL